A single region of the Streptomyces caelestis genome encodes:
- a CDS encoding GNAT family N-acetyltransferase yields MGRRLVPLTLDNLQDLPKRCRSCVFWELDPVSGEAALKAGESALEKEAWISAVLLDWGSCGRVVYVDDVPVGFVLYAPPAYVPRSTAFPTSPVSPDAVQLITAFIVPGYQGQGLGRVMVQTVAKDLLRRGFKAIEAFGDASWKEPACVLPADHLLAVGFKTVRQHPTYPRLRLELRSTLSWKEDVEMALDRLLGAVQKEPALRPL; encoded by the coding sequence ATGGGGCGCCGGCTCGTACCGCTCACGTTGGACAACCTTCAGGACCTTCCCAAGCGCTGTCGCTCGTGTGTCTTCTGGGAGCTCGACCCGGTCAGCGGTGAGGCCGCGCTAAAGGCGGGCGAGTCCGCTCTGGAGAAGGAAGCCTGGATCTCGGCCGTCCTGCTGGACTGGGGGTCCTGTGGTCGGGTCGTGTACGTCGACGACGTACCGGTGGGCTTCGTGCTCTATGCCCCGCCCGCCTATGTCCCGCGCTCCACAGCGTTCCCTACGAGTCCCGTCTCCCCTGACGCGGTTCAGCTGATAACCGCGTTCATCGTGCCGGGGTACCAGGGGCAGGGACTGGGACGGGTGATGGTTCAGACGGTCGCCAAGGATCTGCTGCGGCGCGGCTTCAAGGCGATCGAGGCGTTCGGCGATGCCAGCTGGAAGGAACCGGCCTGTGTGCTGCCCGCCGACCATCTCCTGGCGGTGGGCTTCAAGACCGTCCGGCAACACCCCACCTATCCCCGGCTGAGGCTGGAGCTGCGGTCGACGCTTTCGTGGAAGGAAGACGTCGAGATGGCGCTGGACCGGCTCCTGGGAGCAGTACAGAAGGAGCCGGCGTTGCGACCGCTGTAG
- a CDS encoding ParB/RepB/Spo0J family partition protein has product MSERRRGLGRGLGALIPAAPTEKSVAQAAAGNAASTSPAAVPVLPNDRGVAAAKVATLPTVSRETEEPAQPSAPAVPAAPIGAHFAEIPLDSITPNPRQPREVFDEDALAELITSIKEVGLLQPVVVRQVGPAHYELIMGERRWRACREAGLEAIPAIVRATEDEKLLLDALLENLHRAQLNPLEEAAAYDQLLRDFNCTHDQLADRIGRSRPQVSNTLRLLKLSPAVQRRVAAGVLSAGHARALLSVEDSEEQDRLAHRIVAEGLSVRAVEEIVTLMGSRPQKAQRPKGPRAGARVSPALSELATRLSDRFETRVKVDLGQKKGKITVEFASMEDLERILGSLAPGEGPVLQKSLLEGDSEESES; this is encoded by the coding sequence GTGAGCGAGCGACGGAGGGGGCTGGGCCGTGGTCTCGGCGCGCTGATCCCTGCTGCGCCGACGGAGAAGTCGGTAGCCCAGGCTGCGGCGGGGAACGCCGCTTCCACATCCCCCGCGGCAGTGCCGGTGCTGCCCAACGACCGTGGGGTCGCCGCAGCGAAGGTGGCGACGCTGCCAACCGTTTCACGTGAAACCGAGGAGCCGGCGCAGCCCAGTGCTCCCGCCGTCCCTGCGGCGCCCATCGGTGCGCATTTCGCCGAGATCCCCCTCGACTCCATCACGCCGAACCCCCGGCAGCCGCGTGAGGTCTTCGACGAGGACGCGCTGGCCGAGCTCATCACCTCCATCAAGGAAGTGGGGCTCCTCCAGCCGGTCGTCGTCCGGCAGGTGGGTCCTGCTCACTACGAGCTCATCATGGGCGAGCGCCGCTGGCGGGCCTGCCGCGAGGCGGGGCTGGAGGCGATCCCGGCGATCGTACGGGCCACGGAGGACGAGAAGCTCCTTCTGGACGCTCTGCTGGAAAACCTGCACCGCGCTCAGCTGAACCCGCTGGAAGAGGCAGCCGCCTACGACCAGTTGCTGCGGGACTTCAACTGCACGCACGACCAGCTGGCGGACCGCATTGGCCGATCCCGCCCGCAGGTCTCCAACACCCTGCGCCTGTTGAAGCTCTCGCCAGCTGTGCAGCGCCGGGTCGCCGCCGGAGTGCTCTCCGCCGGCCATGCGCGGGCCCTGCTGTCCGTCGAGGACTCGGAGGAGCAGGACAGGCTGGCCCATCGCATCGTGGCCGAAGGGCTGTCGGTGCGGGCCGTCGAGGAAATCGTGACCCTCATGGGTTCGCGTCCCCAGAAGGCTCAGCGGCCCAAGGGCCCGCGTGCCGGTGCTCGTGTCTCTCCCGCGCTGTCCGAGCTTGCCACGCGGCTCTCGGACCGCTTCGAGACGCGCGTGAAGGTCGACCTGGGGCAGAAGAAGGGCAAGATCACCGTCGAGTTCGCCTCCATGGAGGATCTTGAGCGAATCCTGGGTTCACTCGCTCCGGGCGAGGGACCGGTTCTGCAGAAGAGCCTGCTGGAGGGCGACTCCGAGGAGAGCGAGTCCTGA
- a CDS encoding ParA family protein — MGGSVHCEPEVEESESLRSDANIAGPMTDPVPGPRTESMGADVSRETPPPMDDTPIGRAAQLAVEALGRAGEGLPRPEQTRIMVVANQKGGVGKTTTTVNLAASLALHGGRVLVVDLDPQGNASTALGIDHHAEVPSIYDVLVESKPLSEVVQPVPDVEGLFCAPATIDLAGAEIELVSLVARESRLQRAIQAYEQPLDYILIDCPPSLGLLTVNALVAGQEVLIPIQCEYYALEGLGQLLRNVDLVRGHLNPTLHVSTILLTMYDGRTRLASQVAEEVRTHFGDEVLRTSIPRSVRISEAPSYGQTVLTYDPGSSGALSYLEAAREIALKGVGISYDATHAHIGAQQNDPNMVEGIQ; from the coding sequence ATGGGAGGCTCTGTTCATTGCGAGCCTGAAGTCGAGGAGAGTGAATCCTTGCGGTCCGACGCCAACATCGCGGGACCGATGACCGATCCGGTCCCCGGTCCCCGTACCGAGTCGATGGGGGCGGATGTTTCACGTGAAACACCGCCTCCGATGGACGACACTCCCATCGGTCGTGCTGCCCAACTGGCGGTGGAGGCTCTAGGCCGCGCCGGCGAGGGCCTGCCACGGCCCGAGCAGACCCGAATCATGGTGGTCGCCAACCAGAAGGGCGGTGTGGGCAAGACGACGACGACCGTCAACCTTGCCGCGTCGCTGGCCCTGCACGGTGGCAGGGTTCTGGTGGTCGACCTCGATCCACAGGGCAATGCGTCCACTGCGCTGGGCATCGACCACCACGCCGAAGTTCCGTCCATCTACGACGTGTTGGTCGAGAGCAAGCCGCTGTCCGAGGTCGTCCAGCCGGTCCCCGATGTCGAGGGCCTCTTCTGTGCCCCTGCCACGATCGATCTCGCCGGTGCGGAGATCGAGCTGGTGTCCCTGGTGGCACGAGAGAGCCGGTTGCAGCGCGCCATCCAGGCGTACGAGCAGCCGCTGGACTACATCCTCATCGACTGTCCGCCCTCGCTCGGCCTCCTGACGGTCAATGCGTTGGTGGCGGGTCAGGAGGTTCTGATCCCGATCCAGTGCGAGTACTACGCGCTGGAAGGCCTGGGTCAGTTGCTGCGTAACGTCGACCTGGTGCGGGGGCACCTCAACCCCACCCTGCATGTGTCGACCATCCTGCTCACCATGTACGACGGCCGGACGCGCCTCGCGTCCCAGGTCGCGGAAGAGGTGCGCACCCACTTCGGCGACGAGGTGCTGCGGACGAGCATTCCCAGGTCCGTCCGTATCTCCGAGGCGCCGAGTTATGGGCAGACGGTCCTGACTTACGATCCTGGATCGAGTGGTGCCCTCTCATACCTTGAGGCGGCACGAGAGATCGCGCTGAAGGGCGTTGGCATCAGCTATGACGCGACGCACGCCCACATCGGCGCACAGCAGAACGACCCGAACATGGTGGAGGGCATTCAGTGA
- the rsmG gene encoding 16S rRNA (guanine(527)-N(7))-methyltransferase RsmG — MTEEAELPPAPEQAREVFGDRFADAVRYAELLAEAGVQRGLIGPREVPRLWERHLLNCAVLSEVVPEGVTVCDVGSGAGLPGIPLALVREDLKITLLEPLLRRTNFLSEVVELLGLDHVTVVRGRAEEVMGKIQPVHVVTARAVAPLDRLATWGIPLLRPYGEMLALKGDAAEEELKSASAALSKLGAVATSILHVGEGVVDPMSTVVRVEVGESPGGVRFAAKRAKAARTGRARRRR, encoded by the coding sequence GTGACGGAGGAAGCGGAGCTCCCCCCAGCGCCCGAGCAGGCGCGCGAGGTGTTCGGTGATCGCTTCGCGGATGCGGTGCGGTACGCCGAGTTGCTCGCTGAGGCGGGCGTGCAGCGCGGTCTCATCGGCCCGCGTGAAGTGCCCCGCCTGTGGGAGCGGCACCTGCTGAACTGCGCGGTGCTCTCGGAGGTCGTGCCCGAGGGCGTGACGGTGTGCGATGTCGGCTCGGGCGCCGGCCTCCCCGGCATTCCGCTGGCGCTGGTCCGGGAGGACCTGAAGATCACACTGCTGGAGCCGCTGCTGCGGCGTACCAACTTCCTCTCCGAGGTCGTGGAGCTGCTCGGTCTCGATCATGTGACCGTGGTGCGCGGCCGGGCCGAGGAGGTCATGGGGAAGATCCAGCCCGTTCATGTCGTGACGGCGCGAGCCGTCGCGCCCCTCGACCGCCTCGCCACGTGGGGCATCCCGCTGCTGCGGCCGTACGGGGAGATGCTCGCCCTCAAGGGCGACGCCGCCGAGGAGGAGCTGAAGAGCGCGTCGGCGGCCCTGAGCAAGCTGGGTGCGGTGGCGACATCCATCCTGCATGTCGGCGAGGGCGTGGTGGACCCGATGTCCACGGTTGTACGGGTGGAGGTCGGGGAGAGCCCCGGCGGTGTGCGCTTCGCCGCGAAGCGTGCCAAGGCGGCTCGCACGGGACGTGCCCGCCGACGCCGCTGA
- a CDS encoding Jag family protein — MTEGTISAAAEGVDTLTRLEQEGEIAADYLEGLLDIADLDGDIDMDVEADRASVSIISDTGSRDLQKLVGRDGEVLEALQELTRLAVHRETGDRSRLMLDIAGYRARKRSELSELGAKAAAEAKSSGEAVRLDPMTPFERKVVHDAVKAAGLRSESEGEEPQRFVVVLPA; from the coding sequence GTGACGGAAGGCACCATTTCCGCCGCTGCCGAGGGTGTAGACACCCTGACCCGCCTGGAGCAGGAGGGCGAGATCGCGGCGGACTACCTGGAGGGTCTGCTCGACATCGCCGACCTCGACGGCGACATCGACATGGACGTCGAGGCCGACCGTGCCTCTGTCTCGATCATCAGCGACACGGGCAGCCGCGACCTGCAGAAGCTGGTCGGCCGTGACGGTGAGGTGCTGGAGGCACTTCAGGAGCTCACCCGTCTGGCCGTGCACCGGGAGACCGGTGACCGCAGCCGACTGATGCTCGACATCGCGGGATACCGCGCCCGGAAGCGCTCCGAGCTGTCCGAGCTGGGGGCCAAGGCCGCCGCCGAGGCCAAGAGCAGCGGCGAGGCCGTGAGGCTGGACCCGATGACGCCGTTCGAGCGCAAGGTCGTGCACGACGCGGTCAAGGCCGCGGGCCTGCGCAGCGAGTCCGAGGGCGAGGAGCCGCAGCGCTTCGTCGTCGTGCTTCCCGCCTGA
- the yidC gene encoding membrane protein insertase YidC codes for MDTIASLFSFITTPVSWVIVQFHSVYGALFGPDTGWAWGLSIVSLVILIRICLIPLFVKQIKATRAMQTLQPEMKKIQERYKNDKQRQSEEMMKLYKDTGTNPLSSCLPILAQSPFFFALYHVLNSIASNDTIGVINTSLLESAQKAHIVGAPLAVKFTDSASKVEALGASLTDVRVVTAIMIVLMSASQFFTQRQLMTKNVDTTVKTPFMQQQKMLMYVFPIMFAVFGINFPVGVLVYWLTTNVWTMGQQMYVIHNNPTPGSKAQAAYLERLHKHVTQHNKVSRRRDKVIVKAIVAKGRDRNEFERKFINGLSKAGLAAQADGTVIKSDTAAAVEAEDGTPTTGMPRRQQPKRQTKAQRQSGVAKAAGEAEPKTSLIKSDEPEDAKPAAAAKKGGAKSGSGTRSKAQSGQRKGPQRPKSPSKK; via the coding sequence GTGGACACGATTGCCAGCCTCTTCAGCTTCATCACCACACCCGTCTCCTGGGTCATCGTCCAGTTCCATTCGGTGTACGGCGCCCTCTTCGGGCCTGACACCGGCTGGGCCTGGGGCCTGTCGATCGTGTCCCTGGTGATCCTGATCCGTATCTGCCTGATCCCGCTCTTCGTGAAGCAGATCAAGGCGACCCGGGCCATGCAGACGCTCCAGCCCGAGATGAAGAAGATCCAGGAGCGCTACAAGAACGACAAGCAGCGTCAGTCCGAAGAGATGATGAAGCTGTACAAGGACACGGGCACCAACCCGCTGTCCTCGTGCCTTCCCATCCTGGCGCAGTCCCCGTTCTTCTTCGCCCTGTACCACGTGCTGAACAGCATCGCGTCGAACGACACCATCGGCGTGATCAACACCAGCCTTCTGGAGAGTGCCCAGAAGGCGCACATCGTCGGTGCGCCGCTCGCAGTGAAGTTCACCGACAGCGCGTCGAAGGTGGAAGCACTCGGTGCCTCCCTCACCGACGTCCGCGTGGTCACCGCCATCATGATCGTCCTGATGTCGGCGTCGCAGTTCTTCACGCAGCGCCAGCTGATGACGAAGAACGTCGACACCACGGTGAAGACGCCGTTCATGCAGCAGCAGAAGATGCTGATGTACGTCTTCCCGATCATGTTCGCCGTCTTCGGCATCAACTTCCCCGTCGGTGTCCTCGTCTACTGGCTGACCACCAACGTGTGGACCATGGGCCAGCAGATGTACGTCATCCACAACAACCCGACCCCGGGTTCCAAGGCCCAGGCCGCGTACCTGGAGCGCCTGCACAAGCACGTCACGCAGCACAACAAGGTCAGCCGGCGCCGTGACAAGGTCATCGTCAAGGCGATCGTCGCCAAGGGACGCGACCGCAACGAGTTCGAGCGCAAGTTCATCAACGGCCTGAGCAAGGCCGGCCTCGCCGCCCAGGCCGACGGAACCGTGATCAAGAGCGACACCGCAGCCGCCGTCGAAGCCGAGGACGGTACGCCGACCACCGGCATGCCGAGGCGTCAGCAGCCCAAGCGGCAGACCAAGGCTCAGCGGCAGTCCGGTGTGGCGAAGGCAGCCGGTGAGGCGGAGCCGAAGACGTCGCTCATCAAGTCCGACGAGCCCGAGGACGCCAAGCCCGCCGCCGCTGCCAAGAAGGGCGGCGCCAAGTCCGGCAGCGGTACCCGCAGCAAGGCCCAGTCCGGACAGCGCAAGGGTCCACAGCGGCCCAAGTCCCCGTCCAAGAAGTAA
- the yidD gene encoding membrane protein insertion efficiency factor YidD: protein MKYPLLALIKLYQWTISPLLGPVCKYYPSCSHYGFTAIDRHGAIKGTALTAWRILRCNPWSLGGVDHVPPRKRPRWHEMLRNAWRARKGGPSAAVPATEGQTSPTSRSSPSSPAAETPSHAQGA, encoded by the coding sequence ATGAAGTACCCGCTGCTTGCTCTGATCAAGCTCTATCAGTGGACGATCAGTCCGCTGCTCGGGCCGGTCTGCAAGTACTACCCGTCGTGCTCCCACTACGGCTTCACGGCCATCGACCGGCACGGTGCCATCAAGGGAACGGCACTCACGGCTTGGCGCATCCTGCGGTGCAATCCGTGGTCGCTGGGTGGTGTGGACCATGTCCCGCCGCGCAAGCGCCCGCGGTGGCACGAAATGCTGCGTAACGCGTGGCGTGCACGCAAGGGCGGGCCCTCCGCCGCCGTCCCGGCCACCGAGGGACAGACTTCTCCCACAAGTCGGTCCAGTCCTTCGAGCCCGGCCGCAGAGACACCGTCCCATGCCCAAGGAGCATGA
- the rnpA gene encoding ribonuclease P protein component, whose translation MLPTENRLRRREDFATAVRRGRRAGRPYLVVHLRSGATDPHAPGESAPPTRAGFVVSKAVGGAVVRNKVKRRLRHLMRDRVAQLPPGSLVVVRALPGAGDADHAQLARDLDAALQRLLGGGAR comes from the coding sequence GTGCTGCCCACCGAGAACCGGCTGAGGCGGCGCGAGGACTTCGCGACCGCAGTACGGCGAGGCCGCCGGGCAGGACGCCCGTACCTCGTCGTCCATCTTCGAAGCGGTGCCACGGACCCGCATGCGCCTGGGGAGAGCGCTCCCCCGACGCGTGCGGGTTTCGTCGTGAGCAAAGCCGTGGGCGGTGCGGTCGTACGCAACAAAGTGAAGCGCAGGCTTCGCCATCTGATGCGCGACCGAGTCGCCCAGCTGCCCCCCGGTAGCCTGGTAGTGGTACGAGCGCTGCCCGGTGCGGGCGACGCCGACCATGCACAGCTGGCCCGAGACCTGGATGCCGCCCTCCAGCGGCTGCTGGGAGGGGGCGCGCGATGA
- the rpmH gene encoding 50S ribosomal protein L34 → MSKRTFQPNNRRRAKTHGFRLRMRTRAGRAILASRRSKGRARLSA, encoded by the coding sequence GTGAGCAAGCGCACCTTCCAGCCGAACAACCGTCGTCGCGCGAAGACCCACGGCTTCCGGCTGCGTATGCGCACCCGTGCCGGCCGCGCGATTCTCGCGTCCCGCCGTAGCAAGGGTCGCGCCCGTCTGTCCGCCTGA